Proteins encoded within one genomic window of Cellulomonas flavigena DSM 20109:
- the proC gene encoding pyrroline-5-carboxylate reductase translates to MGTQDTGVTPAVAVLGGGVMGGTLVAALRAGGWPGDRVTVADQDASKADALAREHDVRVAGNRDAVASADVVLLAVKPDVVPAALAELAPVLRDGALVVSVAAGVPLRVYEDALPAGTPVVRVMPNTPALIGKGASGIAPGAAAGDEHLALVERVLAATGLVVRVAEKHLDAVTALSGSGPAYVFYVIDALAEAGVLLGLPRDLASRLAVATVEGSAAMVARTGDHPAVLRERVSSPGGTTVAGVAALDAHAVRAGLVAGVRAAAERSRELGAS, encoded by the coding sequence ATGGGGACGCAGGACACGGGGGTCACGCCCGCGGTGGCGGTGCTCGGCGGCGGCGTCATGGGCGGCACGCTCGTGGCGGCGCTGCGCGCGGGCGGGTGGCCGGGGGACCGGGTGACGGTGGCCGACCAGGACGCGTCCAAGGCCGATGCGCTCGCGCGGGAGCACGACGTGCGCGTCGCGGGCAACCGGGACGCGGTCGCCTCCGCCGACGTCGTGCTGCTGGCCGTGAAGCCGGACGTCGTGCCGGCGGCGCTCGCGGAGCTCGCGCCCGTGCTGCGGGACGGCGCGCTCGTCGTCAGCGTCGCCGCGGGCGTGCCCCTGCGCGTCTACGAGGACGCGCTGCCCGCCGGCACACCGGTGGTGCGGGTCATGCCGAACACGCCCGCGCTGATCGGCAAGGGCGCCAGCGGCATCGCGCCGGGTGCCGCCGCGGGTGACGAGCACCTCGCGCTCGTCGAGCGGGTGCTCGCGGCGACGGGCCTCGTGGTCCGCGTCGCGGAGAAGCACCTCGACGCGGTCACCGCGCTGTCCGGCTCCGGCCCGGCGTACGTGTTCTACGTGATCGACGCGCTCGCCGAGGCCGGGGTCCTGCTGGGCCTGCCACGCGACCTGGCCTCGCGGCTCGCGGTGGCCACCGTCGAGGGCTCGGCCGCGATGGTCGCGCGGACGGGCGACCACCCGGCGGTGCTGCGTGAGCGCGTCTCGTCGCCCGGTGGCACGACGGTCGCGGGCGTCGCGGCGCTCGACGCGCACGCCGTGCGCGCCGGCCTGGTCGCGGGTGTCCGTGCGGCCGCCGAGCGCTCGCGCGAGCTCGGCGCGAGCTGA